The proteins below are encoded in one region of Halogranum gelatinilyticum:
- a CDS encoding ABC transporter permease — MSGSDSQGGVKGALERLVGLSGVERLLISVAALVLAVLVGGALVLVSGRVATCEAAAATYFGVGFCYDPIQVYLVLFNGALGGLFALNDPAVFNPNWSLFNFGLALTLKETTLLVFTGLSVAVAFRAGLFNIGTQGQLLIGALTTGIVVFYASGVTPSGVVGGLILIPLGITVGALAGGFYGAIPGALKAYADANEVITTIMLNFIAARVAFVLVDEFFKNPDSQVVETTPIPDFGLLLPVSSFLPFGFPQGGDFSLIALVFGLVLVGVLYFVIERTSFGYDLRTSGQQPDAAEYGGVDAKRTTVTSMALSGAIGGIGGAVWVLMVVGRWQTGVPAFGFDGITVSILAGNNPLGVVPAALLFGTLKSGSLAVQFQTGVPKQLVGVLRGLIILFVAMPEFFRMIGTRVVDLSGDDDTAVAADGGTVDDDASVEGGADDE; from the coding sequence ATGAGCGGGAGTGACTCCCAGGGCGGCGTCAAGGGCGCGCTCGAACGGCTCGTCGGTCTCTCGGGCGTCGAACGGCTCCTCATCAGCGTGGCCGCGCTCGTGCTCGCCGTCCTCGTCGGCGGCGCGCTCGTGCTCGTCTCCGGCCGCGTCGCGACCTGTGAGGCCGCCGCGGCGACGTACTTCGGCGTCGGCTTCTGTTACGACCCGATTCAGGTGTATCTCGTACTGTTCAACGGGGCACTCGGCGGTCTGTTCGCGCTGAACGACCCGGCGGTCTTCAACCCCAACTGGAGCCTGTTCAACTTCGGACTCGCGCTGACGCTGAAGGAGACGACGCTGCTCGTCTTCACCGGTCTCTCGGTCGCCGTCGCGTTCCGCGCCGGTCTCTTCAACATCGGGACGCAGGGCCAGCTCCTCATCGGCGCGCTCACCACGGGCATCGTCGTCTTCTACGCCTCGGGGGTCACCCCCTCGGGCGTCGTCGGCGGGCTGATTCTCATCCCGCTCGGCATCACCGTCGGCGCGCTCGCGGGCGGGTTCTACGGGGCCATCCCGGGTGCGTTGAAGGCCTACGCCGACGCCAACGAGGTCATCACGACCATCATGCTCAACTTCATCGCGGCGCGCGTGGCGTTCGTCCTCGTCGACGAGTTCTTCAAGAACCCCGACAGCCAGGTCGTCGAGACGACGCCCATCCCCGACTTCGGGCTGCTCCTCCCCGTCTCGTCGTTCCTGCCGTTCGGCTTCCCGCAGGGCGGTGACTTCTCGCTCATCGCACTCGTCTTCGGACTCGTCCTCGTGGGTGTGCTCTACTTCGTCATCGAGCGCACCTCCTTCGGCTACGACCTGCGGACGAGCGGCCAACAGCCCGATGCCGCCGAGTACGGCGGCGTCGACGCCAAGCGAACCACGGTCACGTCGATGGCACTCTCGGGTGCCATCGGCGGCATCGGCGGTGCGGTCTGGGTACTGATGGTCGTCGGCCGCTGGCAGACGGGCGTTCCCGCCTTCGGCTTCGACGGCATCACCGTCTCCATCCTCGCGGGCAACAACCCGCTCGGCGTGGTTCCGGCGGCACTGCTGTTCGGGACTCTCAAGAGCGGGTCGCTCGCGGTCCAGTTCCAGACGGGCGTCCCGAAACAGCTCGTGGGCGTCCTCCGCGGGCTGATCATCCTGTTCGTCGCTATGCCGGAGTTCTTCCGCATGATCGGCACGCGCGTCGTCGACCTGAGCGGCGACGACGACACGGCCGTCGCGGCCGACGGCGGGACCGTCGACGACGACGCTTCCGTCGAGGGAGGTGCGGACGATGAGTGA